In Paramormyrops kingsleyae isolate MSU_618 unplaced genomic scaffold, PKINGS_0.4 ups29, whole genome shotgun sequence, one genomic interval encodes:
- the LOC140583997 gene encoding uncharacterized protein isoform X2, which translates to MEAKLRVIIDDQIEKLVLPSGIPPTLEELQSVVKDTFGISNDFSLQYFDPEFQDYFTLHRADQIKDKDTVKVVGITPVILSLTPVDDSFGSPSGQLSDYESSYAESIVSNADSAATTSSQDTIILKRQKTTERCEPWPKQFPIPQFAYETEMYLERANEEYKKNGNLLPTSKVKTDIFEKLAETVFTFTAYPSSAQVSYVAEALVTKYPCLKEPGSFSGYYGWQQSIKYKMANYRTKLRGFGVPELTCNAMKHKSPGDQKSANKVKKPRKAEVNYLPPYPAGEDEDSQEEERIQLLTEVKKRDNNKVIKEKMAKTFAHRRHEIVNLSPSIEDIKARWPALFEASHLQDEFYRITLVHLEPKFMSMLDEYTPKLLALFHSKGGAMGLKLQAIIAKSPSNPSNNITRNLVIQCLMVYLGESIDQLIKEYSDADEDSVSQDLSEQRMKIYKIKAVGSEEDDIGIVLEGVRVMPERDGEYRFCQSDRLGQRSQRSNKSKSDRSGLQAR; encoded by the exons ATGGAGGCAAAGCTTCGTGTAATTATTGATGACCAAATCGAGAAGTTGGTTCTTCCATCAGGGATCCCACCAACAttggaggagctgcagagtgtTGTGAAGGATACTTTTGGGATTTCAAATGACTTCAGTCTTCAGTATTTTGACCCAGAATTTCAGGACTACTTCACTCTTCACAGAGCTGACCAGATAAAAGACAAAGACACTGTGAAGGTTGTTGGCATCACCCCGGTCATCCTAAGCTTGACTCCGGTTGATGACAGTTTTGGCAGCCCCTCTGGCCAACTGTCTGACTATGAGTCCTCATATGCTGAGTCAATTGTATCCAATGCAGACTCTGCTGCAACCACTTCTTCTCAGGACACCATTATTCTCAAAAGGCAGAAAACCACAGAACGTTGTGAGCCCTGGCCAAAACAGTTTCCCATTCCACAGTTTGCATATGAAACTGAGATGTACCTGGAAAGAGCCAATGAGGAGTATAAAAAGAATGGAAATCTTCTGCCCACCTCCAAAGTAAAGACTGATATTTTTGAGAAGTTGGCTGAaactgtatttacatttacagcctATCCTTCAAGTGCACAGGTTAGTTATGTTGCTGAGGCACTTGTGACAAAATACCCTTGTCTCAAGGAACCTGGCTCTTTCTCAGGTTATTATGGTTGGCAACAAAGCATCAAATACAAGATGGCCAATTATCGTACAAAACTTAGAGGGTTTGGTGTTCCTGAGTTGACATGCAATGCCATGAAACACAAGAGTCCAGGTGACCAGAAGTCTGCAAATAAAGTGAAAAAGCCTCGGAAAGCAGAGGTAAATTACCTTCCGCCATATCCAGCAGGTGAAGATGAGGACAGTCAAGAAGAAGAGAGAATTCAGTTGCTTACTGAAGTCAAGAAAAGAGACAACAACAAAGtgataaaagaaaaaatggcTAAAACATTTGCACATAGACGACATGAAATTGTCAACCTGTCCCCCAGCATTGAAGACATCAAAGCCAGATGgccagctttgtttgaggcatCTCAT CTGCAGGATGAGTTCTACAGGATCACCCTGGTACACCTTGAACCCAAATTCATGTCCATGCTGGATGAGTACACTCCCAAACTGTTGGCCCTTTTCCATTCCAAGGGGGGAGCCATGGGATTGAAGTTGCAGGCTATCATAGCCAAG TCACCAAGCAATCCTAGCAATAACATAACCAGAAATCTGGTTATTCAGTGCTTGATGGTGTACCTTGGGGAGTCCATTGATCAACTGATCAAAGAGTACAGT GATGCTGATGAGGACAGTGTGTCACAAGATCTTTCTGAACAGAGGATGAAAATCTACAAAATCAAGGCTGTTGGATCTGAGGAGGATGACATTGGCATTGTGCTGGAGGGTGTGAGAGTTATGcctgagagagatggagaataccgcttttgtcaaagtgacaggttgggtcaaaggtcacaaaggtcaaataaatcaaaaagtgacaggtccgggctgcaagccaggtga
- the LOC140583997 gene encoding uncharacterized protein isoform X1, with protein MAVLNEMEAKLRVIIDDQIEKLVLPSGIPPTLEELQSVVKDTFGISNDFSLQYFDPEFQDYFTLHRADQIKDKDTVKVVGITPVILSLTPVDDSFGSPSGQLSDYESSYAESIVSNADSAATTSSQDTIILKRQKTTERCEPWPKQFPIPQFAYETEMYLERANEEYKKNGNLLPTSKVKTDIFEKLAETVFTFTAYPSSAQVSYVAEALVTKYPCLKEPGSFSGYYGWQQSIKYKMANYRTKLRGFGVPELTCNAMKHKSPGDQKSANKVKKPRKAEVNYLPPYPAGEDEDSQEEERIQLLTEVKKRDNNKVIKEKMAKTFAHRRHEIVNLSPSIEDIKARWPALFEASHLQDEFYRITLVHLEPKFMSMLDEYTPKLLALFHSKGGAMGLKLQAIIAKSPSNPSNNITRNLVIQCLMVYLGESIDQLIKEYSDADEDSVSQDLSEQRMKIYKIKAVGSEEDDIGIVLEGVRVMPERDGEYRFCQSDRLGQRSQRSNKSKSDRSGLQAR; from the exons GTTGAACGAGATGGAGGCAAAGCTTCGTGTAATTATTGATGACCAAATCGAGAAGTTGGTTCTTCCATCAGGGATCCCACCAACAttggaggagctgcagagtgtTGTGAAGGATACTTTTGGGATTTCAAATGACTTCAGTCTTCAGTATTTTGACCCAGAATTTCAGGACTACTTCACTCTTCACAGAGCTGACCAGATAAAAGACAAAGACACTGTGAAGGTTGTTGGCATCACCCCGGTCATCCTAAGCTTGACTCCGGTTGATGACAGTTTTGGCAGCCCCTCTGGCCAACTGTCTGACTATGAGTCCTCATATGCTGAGTCAATTGTATCCAATGCAGACTCTGCTGCAACCACTTCTTCTCAGGACACCATTATTCTCAAAAGGCAGAAAACCACAGAACGTTGTGAGCCCTGGCCAAAACAGTTTCCCATTCCACAGTTTGCATATGAAACTGAGATGTACCTGGAAAGAGCCAATGAGGAGTATAAAAAGAATGGAAATCTTCTGCCCACCTCCAAAGTAAAGACTGATATTTTTGAGAAGTTGGCTGAaactgtatttacatttacagcctATCCTTCAAGTGCACAGGTTAGTTATGTTGCTGAGGCACTTGTGACAAAATACCCTTGTCTCAAGGAACCTGGCTCTTTCTCAGGTTATTATGGTTGGCAACAAAGCATCAAATACAAGATGGCCAATTATCGTACAAAACTTAGAGGGTTTGGTGTTCCTGAGTTGACATGCAATGCCATGAAACACAAGAGTCCAGGTGACCAGAAGTCTGCAAATAAAGTGAAAAAGCCTCGGAAAGCAGAGGTAAATTACCTTCCGCCATATCCAGCAGGTGAAGATGAGGACAGTCAAGAAGAAGAGAGAATTCAGTTGCTTACTGAAGTCAAGAAAAGAGACAACAACAAAGtgataaaagaaaaaatggcTAAAACATTTGCACATAGACGACATGAAATTGTCAACCTGTCCCCCAGCATTGAAGACATCAAAGCCAGATGgccagctttgtttgaggcatCTCAT CTGCAGGATGAGTTCTACAGGATCACCCTGGTACACCTTGAACCCAAATTCATGTCCATGCTGGATGAGTACACTCCCAAACTGTTGGCCCTTTTCCATTCCAAGGGGGGAGCCATGGGATTGAAGTTGCAGGCTATCATAGCCAAG TCACCAAGCAATCCTAGCAATAACATAACCAGAAATCTGGTTATTCAGTGCTTGATGGTGTACCTTGGGGAGTCCATTGATCAACTGATCAAAGAGTACAGT GATGCTGATGAGGACAGTGTGTCACAAGATCTTTCTGAACAGAGGATGAAAATCTACAAAATCAAGGCTGTTGGATCTGAGGAGGATGACATTGGCATTGTGCTGGAGGGTGTGAGAGTTATGcctgagagagatggagaataccgcttttgtcaaagtgacaggttgggtcaaaggtcacaaaggtcaaataaatcaaaaagtgacaggtccgggctgcaagccaggtga